Genomic DNA from Peribacillus sp. FSL H8-0477:
ATTCTCCTCTTTTTTGTTAATATAATACCTTATCTTTCCATTATTCAAACAATTTCATACGACTTAAAAGCAGATTAATTTAAAAAACTGCCTTTATCCACTAAACTCAATTTTCATTTGAGCCTTTTTTACAATGGACTCTCTATAAAGTGTACTTCATCATCATACCAAGCCAAGCAAATATTGCAAGAGTCAGCTATAAAGAAACAACATATAGACGAACCTGCCCTTAGAATAGGAAGAGAATCGCTATAAAATGAGAAAGGCTGTCGAAGTTACTCGACAGCCCAGAAGACTCCTAGCGAGCCTCCTCTTTTCTCCCAGCAGCATCCTTTACCATCTGTGAGCCTTAGCATTACTTCTAAGGATCATGGTTTGCTGTGATTCTTGGGTGTGCCCATTCACTTGAGATTTAGAACGCTTAGGTCTTGTCCAATTATGGTGAAACTGCTGCGAATGTGGATCTAACTGTTCACGGTAGCTCATTCCATATCACCTCATTGTTAGAATCGGATACGCTGGAGCGATATTCAAAAGAATATCAAGAATAGTATTCGATAACAGCCAAGATATCATACTTGATTTTCACAAAAATAAGCTGAATGCAAATGCAGTCAGCTCTTTCTTCGATGAGAGATTACTCTTTATTAAGATTATAAAACACTTTATCAACATTGTACTTTGCTCTACGCATATTGATAATATAGGTTTCGTAAATTTCACGTTCCATCGGATCTTCAACCACAAGGATTTCAACCTTAGTCACTTCTTTACGGTGAAGTTTGATTGGTGATACATTATCCTCAAAGTGTTTCTTAACGCGTTGTCTTAGTTTTCTTGCTTTACCAACGAAAAGAAGCTCATCTTCATCATTATAAAACATGATAATGCCGCCCTTATCCCTTGGAATTAAATGAAAATCAATGAAACCAAAAATTGATGGAATGACTGCTTCGTCACCTTCAATGACTTGTGTTCGTTGAGTAATCGTTATATCTGATGCTGGAATATCAATTTTTA
This window encodes:
- a CDS encoding YpzG family protein; amino-acid sequence: MSYREQLDPHSQQFHHNWTRPKRSKSQVNGHTQESQQTMILRSNAKAHRW
- a CDS encoding nucleotide excision repair endonuclease, whose product is MIKIDIPASDITITQRTQVIEGDEAVIPSIFGFIDFHLIPRDKGGIIMFYNDEDELLFVGKARKLRQRVKKHFEDNVSPIKLHRKEVTKVEILVVEDPMEREIYETYIINMRRAKYNVDKVFYNLNKE